From Brevibacillus marinus, a single genomic window includes:
- the rpoE gene encoding DNA-directed RNA polymerase subunit delta — MSQLLQHIEPEKLNEMPMVDIAFEILKATNHPQNFHDLMKQIAALRNMTEAEMMKMIAQVYTEVNIDGRFVCLGDNVWGLKRWYPMEAVEEAQESGKKKKVLVDDDFDYEEETDELDEEYEEEDDLELLDVDEFDEDVAALDDEPLDDDELLDDEDDLFDDEELVEEEPEGLDEENDDF, encoded by the coding sequence TTGAGTCAATTACTTCAACATATTGAACCGGAAAAACTGAACGAAATGCCGATGGTGGACATCGCGTTCGAAATTTTGAAAGCGACCAATCACCCGCAAAACTTCCATGATTTGATGAAGCAGATTGCCGCTTTGCGGAACATGACGGAAGCGGAAATGATGAAGATGATCGCCCAGGTGTACACCGAAGTGAACATTGACGGCCGGTTTGTCTGTCTCGGCGACAACGTTTGGGGGCTGAAGCGCTGGTATCCGATGGAAGCCGTCGAGGAGGCGCAGGAAAGCGGCAAGAAGAAGAAAGTGCTGGTTGACGACGACTTCGACTACGAAGAAGAGACGGACGAACTCGATGAAGAATATGAGGAAGAGGACGATCTTGAACTGCTGGATGTCGACGAGTTCGACGAAGATGTCGCCGCGCTCGACGACGAGCCGCTCGACGATGACGAGCTGCTGGATGACGAAGACGACCTGTTTGATGACGAAGAGCTGGTGGAGGAAGAGCCGGAGGGTCTCGACGAGGAGAACGACGATTTTTGA
- the icmF gene encoding fused isobutyryl-CoA mutase/GTPase IcmF, with product METEVYQTTYKVRFVTAASLFDGHDASINIMRRILQASGAEVIHLGHNRSVDEVVTAAIQEDVQGIAVSSYQGGHLEYFKYMIDLLRERGAAHIRVFGGGGGVIVPREIRELEAYGVSKIFSPDDGRRLGLQGMINLMLKECDFPTVRQLETELQELARRDQKAIARLITLAEYAVEEPALFAPVRAKLPQPQRAIPVLGITGTGGAGKSSLTDELVRRFLNTYAEKTVAILSVDPSRQKTGGALLGDRIRMNAIHPARVYMRSLATRKSGSELSAAIHDALRVVKAAGFDLIIVETSGIGQGDAQVAEVCDVSLYVMTSEFGAPTQLEKIDMLDFADIVAINKFDRKGSEDALREVRKQYRRNRNAFSQPDGELPVYGTIASQFNDPGTTALFAAVMRALVQKTGADWPVEQLDPTPVTISKQSLIPAERITYLQEIANTVRWYRGFVEEQAAIARKLFQLQGAKELLLASGTAEAAEAAALLERQFARLQAELHPECRAILDSWPELKKAYRQEKFVTHIRGREIVTKLYSESLAGTRIPKVCLPDYADWGAILKWSLKENVPGRFPYTAGVFPFKREGEEPRRQFAGEGTPERTNRRFHYLSQNDAAKRLSTAFDSVTLYGEDPDYRPDIYGKVGNSGVSICTLEDMKKLYAGFDLCAPTTSVSMTINGPAPIILAMFMNTAIEQQVEAFAQREGRRPTAEEYEQIKAYTLANVRGTVQADILKEDQGQNTCIFSTEFALRMMGDIQQYFIDHNVRNYYSVSISGYHIAEAGANPITQLAFTLANGFTYVEYYLSRGMKIDDFAPNLSFFFSNGLDPEYTVIGRVARRIWAIVMKYRYGGNERSQKLKYHIQTSGRSLHAQEMDFNDIRTTLQALLAIYDNCNSLHTNAYDEAITTPTEHSVRRAMAIQMIINQEFGLTKNENPLQGSFIVEELTDLVEEAVLLEFERLNARGGVLGAMETQYQRSKIQDESLLYETKKHSGELPIIGVNTFLDPHASEADYDIELARATEEEKEQQIRNLRAFQEKHREQAPQALQRLKETAVSGGNIFAELMETVKVASLGQITRALYEVGGQYRRNM from the coding sequence ATGGAAACGGAAGTGTATCAAACGACCTATAAGGTTCGTTTTGTCACCGCTGCCAGTCTGTTTGACGGACATGACGCGTCGATCAACATTATGCGCCGCATCCTGCAGGCGTCCGGGGCGGAGGTGATTCATCTCGGGCACAACCGCTCCGTGGACGAAGTGGTGACCGCGGCCATTCAGGAGGACGTGCAGGGCATTGCGGTCAGCTCCTATCAGGGCGGCCATCTCGAATATTTCAAGTACATGATTGACCTTTTGCGGGAGCGGGGAGCGGCCCATATCCGGGTGTTTGGCGGCGGCGGCGGGGTGATTGTGCCGCGGGAGATTCGCGAATTGGAAGCGTATGGCGTGAGCAAGATTTTTTCGCCGGACGATGGGCGCCGCCTGGGGCTGCAGGGGATGATCAACCTGATGCTGAAAGAATGTGATTTTCCCACCGTCCGGCAGCTGGAAACAGAACTGCAGGAGTTGGCCCGGCGGGATCAGAAAGCGATTGCCCGCCTGATTACGCTGGCGGAGTACGCGGTGGAGGAGCCCGCCCTGTTTGCGCCGGTCCGAGCGAAACTGCCGCAGCCGCAGCGGGCCATTCCGGTGCTGGGGATTACCGGTACCGGCGGCGCGGGGAAAAGTTCGCTGACCGATGAGCTGGTTCGCCGCTTCCTCAACACCTATGCGGAGAAGACGGTGGCGATTCTCTCGGTCGATCCATCCCGGCAAAAAACGGGCGGCGCTTTGCTGGGCGATCGCATCCGGATGAATGCGATTCACCCCGCGCGCGTCTACATGCGCAGCCTGGCGACGCGCAAGTCAGGATCGGAACTGTCGGCCGCGATCCACGATGCGCTGAGGGTAGTGAAGGCAGCCGGCTTTGATCTGATTATCGTGGAGACGAGCGGGATTGGGCAAGGCGATGCGCAGGTGGCGGAAGTGTGCGACGTCTCCCTGTACGTCATGACCAGCGAATTCGGCGCTCCGACGCAGTTGGAGAAAATCGACATGCTCGATTTCGCGGACATCGTCGCGATCAACAAGTTTGATCGCAAAGGATCGGAGGACGCGCTGCGCGAAGTGCGGAAACAGTACCGCCGCAATCGCAACGCCTTTTCCCAGCCCGACGGCGAGCTCCCCGTCTATGGCACGATTGCCAGCCAGTTTAACGATCCCGGAACGACCGCTCTGTTTGCGGCCGTTATGCGAGCGCTCGTTCAGAAAACGGGGGCGGATTGGCCGGTCGAGCAGCTGGATCCTACCCCGGTTACGATCAGCAAGCAGTCGCTGATCCCGGCCGAGCGGATCACCTATTTGCAGGAGATCGCCAACACGGTACGTTGGTACCGCGGTTTTGTCGAAGAGCAGGCGGCGATTGCCCGCAAGCTGTTTCAACTGCAGGGAGCCAAAGAGCTGCTGCTGGCTTCCGGTACGGCCGAGGCAGCGGAGGCGGCCGCGCTGCTGGAGCGGCAATTCGCGCGGCTGCAAGCGGAGCTGCACCCGGAGTGCCGCGCGATCCTGGACAGCTGGCCGGAACTGAAAAAAGCGTACCGGCAGGAGAAGTTTGTGACCCACATCCGCGGCAGAGAGATCGTGACCAAGCTGTACAGCGAATCGCTGGCGGGAACGCGCATTCCCAAGGTGTGTCTGCCCGATTACGCCGATTGGGGAGCGATCCTGAAATGGTCGCTGAAAGAAAACGTTCCCGGACGTTTCCCGTATACCGCTGGCGTCTTTCCGTTCAAACGGGAAGGCGAGGAGCCGCGCCGCCAGTTTGCCGGCGAAGGGACGCCGGAGCGGACCAACCGCCGGTTTCATTACCTGTCGCAAAATGACGCGGCGAAGCGGCTTAGCACCGCGTTTGACAGCGTGACGCTGTACGGGGAAGATCCGGATTACCGGCCGGACATCTACGGCAAAGTGGGCAACAGCGGCGTCAGCATCTGTACGCTGGAAGACATGAAAAAGTTGTATGCCGGGTTCGACCTGTGTGCGCCGACGACGTCCGTTTCGATGACGATCAATGGTCCGGCCCCGATCATCCTGGCGATGTTTATGAACACCGCGATTGAACAGCAGGTGGAGGCGTTTGCCCAGCGGGAGGGCCGCCGGCCGACCGCGGAAGAATACGAACAGATCAAAGCGTATACCCTCGCCAACGTGCGCGGGACGGTGCAGGCGGACATTCTCAAGGAAGATCAGGGGCAAAATACCTGCATTTTCTCGACCGAGTTTGCGCTGCGGATGATGGGGGATATCCAGCAGTACTTTATCGATCACAACGTGCGCAACTACTATTCGGTCTCCATCTCCGGCTATCACATCGCCGAAGCGGGGGCCAACCCGATCACCCAATTGGCCTTTACCTTGGCCAACGGCTTCACCTATGTGGAGTACTACCTGAGCCGCGGCATGAAGATTGACGATTTCGCGCCCAATCTCTCCTTCTTTTTCTCCAATGGCTTGGACCCGGAGTATACGGTGATCGGCCGGGTCGCACGGCGGATTTGGGCAATCGTGATGAAGTACCGCTACGGCGGCAATGAGCGGAGCCAGAAGCTGAAATACCATATCCAGACCTCCGGCCGCTCGCTGCACGCGCAGGAGATGGACTTCAACGATATCCGCACCACCTTGCAGGCGCTGCTCGCCATCTACGACAACTGCAACTCGCTGCACACCAATGCTTACGACGAAGCGATTACCACGCCGACGGAGCACTCGGTTCGCCGGGCGATGGCGATTCAAATGATCATCAACCAGGAATTCGGGCTGACCAAGAACGAAAACCCGCTGCAGGGCTCGTTTATCGTCGAGGAGCTGACCGATCTGGTGGAAGAGGCGGTGCTGTTGGAGTTTGAACGACTGAATGCGCGCGGCGGGGTCCTCGGTGCGATGGAGACCCAGTACCAGCGCAGCAAGATCCAGGACGAGTCCCTGCTGTATGAGACGAAGAAACACAGCGGGGAACTGCCGATTATCGGGGTGAACACCTTCCTCGATCCCCATGCGTCCGAGGCGGATTACGACATTGAACTGGCTCGCGCGACGGAGGAGGAAAAAGAGCAGCAGATCCGCAACCTGCGCGCGTTTCAGGAGAAGCATCGCGAGCAGGCGCCGCAAGCCTTGCAGCGGCTGAAGGAAACCGCCGTCTCCGGCGGCAACATCTTCGCCGAGCTGATGGAGACGGTCAAAGTGGCTTCACTGGGCCAGATCACCAGGGCGCTCTACGAAGTGGGAGGCCAGTATCGCCGCAACATGTAG
- a CDS encoding TetR/AcrR family transcriptional regulator, translating into MTEKKRTIPSLVKDPKLIEKRREQIIEAAVDLFTHKGFHKTTTREIARASGFSIGTLYEYIESKEDVLYLVCDAIHAEVETRLREAITDQGSGLKILKMALRSFFRVMDQMSDRVLLIYQETKSLPKEMMRYVLRREEEISEIFEEILRKGIADGSISLDEKHVKLMAQNIMVLGEMWVFRRWTLKKDYTLEEYTEKQTDLLLREISVAHK; encoded by the coding sequence GTGACGGAAAAGAAACGCACGATTCCCTCTCTGGTGAAAGATCCCAAGCTGATTGAAAAACGGCGCGAGCAAATTATCGAAGCGGCGGTTGATCTGTTTACGCACAAGGGGTTTCACAAAACCACGACGCGGGAGATTGCCCGCGCGTCCGGATTCAGCATCGGTACGCTGTATGAATATATTGAATCCAAAGAGGACGTTCTCTACCTCGTCTGTGATGCGATTCACGCGGAAGTGGAAACCCGGTTGCGGGAAGCCATCACCGACCAAGGCAGCGGGTTGAAAATCCTGAAGATGGCGCTGCGCAGCTTCTTTCGCGTGATGGATCAGATGAGCGACCGCGTGCTGTTGATCTATCAGGAAACCAAATCCCTGCCGAAAGAGATGATGCGCTACGTGCTGCGGCGCGAAGAAGAGATCAGCGAGATTTTTGAGGAGATTTTGCGCAAAGGGATCGCCGATGGTTCCATCTCTCTGGACGAGAAGCACGTCAAACTGATGGCCCAGAACATCATGGTGCTGGGCGAGATGTGGGTTTTCCGGCGGTGGACGCTGAAGAAAGATTATACGCTGGAAGAGTACACGGAAAAGCAGACGGATCTGCTGCTGCGCGAGATCAGCGTAGCGCACAAGTAA
- the meaB gene encoding methylmalonyl Co-A mutase-associated GTPase MeaB → MHDIAKRILQGEVRGAARAITCIENDYPERTQILREIFPYTGRAKRIGITGTPGAGKSSLVDALIGFLREQDLKVGVAAVDPTSPFTGGALLGDRVRMQNHALDSGVFIRSMGTRGSLGGLSRKTKDAVRVMDAFGCDVVLIETVGVGQSELDVMNIADTTIVVLTPGGGDTVQAFKAGIMEIADLFVINKADLPGADKLQTEVEQMLDLAKHDAAWRPPIVRTVSTRRLGLEQLWEQVERHHAYLQASGEWGLRRSRRLQEEVLEIVSQRMQQVVRERLAAGSYADQLAAVAAGEADPYSAAEEIVRRLFAGDREPGK, encoded by the coding sequence ATGCACGATATCGCGAAGCGTATCCTGCAGGGTGAGGTGCGGGGAGCAGCCCGGGCCATCACCTGCATCGAAAATGATTACCCGGAGCGGACGCAAATTTTGCGGGAGATCTTTCCCTACACGGGCAGGGCGAAACGGATCGGCATCACGGGAACACCCGGCGCTGGCAAAAGTTCGCTGGTTGATGCGTTGATCGGTTTTTTGCGGGAGCAGGACTTGAAAGTGGGCGTAGCGGCCGTCGACCCGACCAGCCCGTTTACCGGCGGCGCGCTGTTGGGAGACCGGGTGCGCATGCAGAACCACGCGCTGGACAGCGGCGTCTTTATCCGCAGCATGGGGACGCGGGGCAGTCTCGGCGGCCTGTCCCGCAAGACAAAGGATGCGGTTCGCGTCATGGATGCTTTTGGCTGCGATGTCGTGCTGATCGAGACTGTCGGCGTGGGCCAGTCGGAATTGGACGTGATGAACATCGCCGATACGACCATCGTGGTGCTGACGCCGGGCGGCGGCGATACGGTTCAGGCGTTCAAAGCGGGGATCATGGAGATTGCCGACCTGTTTGTGATCAACAAAGCGGATCTGCCCGGAGCGGACAAACTGCAGACAGAAGTAGAGCAGATGCTCGATCTGGCCAAACATGACGCCGCCTGGCGCCCGCCGATCGTGCGTACCGTCTCGACGCGGCGGCTCGGCCTGGAGCAGCTCTGGGAACAGGTGGAGCGCCATCACGCCTATTTGCAGGCAAGCGGCGAATGGGGGCTTCGGCGCTCCCGTCGCTTGCAGGAGGAAGTGCTGGAGATCGTCAGTCAGCGGATGCAGCAGGTGGTGCGGGAACGGCTAGCCGCCGGCTCGTATGCCGACCAGCTGGCTGCCGTTGCGGCGGGGGAAGCAGATCCCTACAGTGCGGCTGAGGAAATTGTCCGCCGTTTGTTTGCGGGTGACCGCGAGCCAGGAAAATGA
- a CDS encoding acyl-CoA dehydrogenase: MDFRLTEEQEMIRRMVREFAESQVAPTAAERDEEERFDRAIFEQMAELGMTGIPWPEQYGGAGADYLSYVLAVEELSRVDASIGVTLSAHVSLASWPIYKFGTEEQKQTFLRPLAEGKKIGAYCLTEPGSGSDAAAMRTTAVKDGGEYVLNGSKIFITNGGEADIYIVFAITDPALKHKGISAFIVEKGTPGFAIGKKEKKLGIRSSPTVEVIFDNARVPAENRLGQEGQGFAIAMMTLDGGRNGIAAQALGIAQGALDHALAYAKERHQFGKPIASLQAIQFKLAEMATKIEAARLLTYQAAWLEDRGLPYGKASAMSKLFASDIAMEVTTEAVQIFGGYGYTREYPVERFMRDAKITQIYEGTNEIQRLVISNHLLKE; encoded by the coding sequence ATGGATTTCCGACTGACGGAAGAACAAGAGATGATCCGCCGGATGGTGCGGGAGTTTGCCGAATCGCAGGTCGCGCCGACGGCGGCGGAGCGGGACGAGGAAGAACGCTTTGACCGCGCGATTTTTGAGCAGATGGCGGAGTTGGGGATGACGGGAATTCCCTGGCCGGAGCAGTACGGCGGCGCTGGGGCCGACTACTTGAGCTACGTGTTGGCCGTGGAGGAATTGTCCCGCGTCGACGCATCCATCGGGGTGACCCTCTCCGCTCATGTTTCGTTGGCCAGCTGGCCGATTTACAAGTTTGGCACGGAAGAGCAGAAACAGACGTTCCTGCGGCCGCTTGCAGAAGGGAAGAAAATCGGAGCATACTGCTTGACAGAGCCTGGTTCCGGTTCGGACGCTGCGGCGATGCGCACGACCGCGGTGAAAGACGGCGGCGAATACGTATTGAACGGCAGCAAAATTTTTATCACCAACGGGGGAGAGGCTGACATCTACATCGTCTTCGCCATCACCGACCCGGCGCTGAAGCACAAGGGAATCAGCGCGTTTATCGTGGAAAAAGGAACCCCCGGTTTTGCCATCGGCAAAAAAGAAAAGAAGCTGGGCATTCGCTCCTCGCCGACGGTGGAAGTGATCTTTGACAACGCGCGCGTCCCGGCGGAAAACCGGCTGGGCCAGGAAGGACAAGGGTTTGCGATCGCGATGATGACCCTGGACGGGGGACGCAACGGGATTGCCGCGCAGGCGCTGGGGATCGCCCAGGGAGCGCTGGATCACGCACTGGCGTACGCCAAGGAACGGCATCAGTTTGGCAAACCGATCGCGTCCCTGCAGGCGATTCAGTTCAAACTGGCGGAGATGGCGACCAAGATTGAAGCGGCCCGTCTGCTCACCTACCAGGCCGCCTGGCTGGAGGATCGGGGGCTTCCCTACGGCAAGGCCTCGGCCATGTCCAAGTTGTTCGCCAGCGACATCGCGATGGAAGTGACGACCGAAGCCGTGCAGATTTTCGGCGGCTACGGCTACACCCGCGAATACCCGGTTGAGCGCTTCATGCGCGACGCCAAAATCACGCAAATCTACGAAGGAACCAACGAAATTCAGCGTCTCGTCATCAGCAACCACCTGCTCAAGGAGTAG
- a CDS encoding acyl-CoA dehydrogenase: MDLRFTEEQELLRRMVRDFAQREIAPFVAVMEETEQFPRAIVRKMGEMGLLGIPISEEWGGIGADFVSYILTIHEISKVSAALGVILSVHTSVGTNPILYFGSEEQKRRYLPKLASGQFLGAFALTEAHAGSDAARIRTTAVRQGDEYVLNGSKLFITNGGEADTYITFAVTDPAKGKRGISAFIVEKETPGLMIGKKEKKMGLNGSSTTELVFEQARVPAENLLGAEGEGFTIAMANLDVGRIGIAAQALGIAEAAVEYAVRYARERKQFGQPIAKQQAVAFKLADMATLAEAARLLVYHAAWLHGSGRPCGKEASMAKRFASDAAMKITTEAIQVLGGYGYTREYPVERLFRDAKVTQIYEGTNEIQRLVTAKHLLAD; encoded by the coding sequence ATGGATCTGCGATTCACGGAGGAACAAGAGTTGCTGCGCCGGATGGTGCGTGATTTTGCGCAAAGAGAGATCGCACCGTTTGTCGCGGTGATGGAAGAGACGGAACAGTTTCCCCGCGCGATTGTGCGGAAGATGGGGGAAATGGGGCTGCTGGGGATTCCGATCAGCGAAGAATGGGGCGGAATCGGCGCCGACTTTGTCTCCTACATTCTGACGATTCACGAAATCTCCAAAGTGAGTGCCGCGCTTGGCGTGATCTTGTCGGTGCACACCTCGGTGGGAACCAATCCGATCCTCTACTTTGGCAGCGAGGAGCAGAAGCGCCGCTATCTGCCCAAACTGGCAAGCGGCCAGTTCCTGGGCGCGTTTGCCCTGACAGAAGCCCACGCCGGTTCCGATGCGGCGCGCATCCGCACGACAGCCGTTCGGCAGGGAGACGAGTACGTGCTGAACGGCAGCAAGCTGTTCATTACCAACGGAGGGGAAGCCGACACCTACATTACGTTTGCCGTCACCGACCCGGCCAAAGGGAAGAGAGGGATCTCCGCCTTTATTGTCGAAAAAGAAACGCCAGGTCTGATGATCGGCAAAAAAGAAAAAAAGATGGGCCTGAACGGCTCCAGCACCACCGAGCTGGTGTTTGAGCAGGCGCGGGTTCCCGCGGAAAACCTGCTGGGCGCGGAGGGAGAAGGTTTTACGATTGCGATGGCCAATCTGGACGTCGGGCGAATCGGGATCGCCGCCCAGGCGTTGGGCATCGCCGAAGCGGCAGTGGAATACGCCGTTCGCTATGCCCGGGAGCGTAAGCAGTTCGGCCAGCCGATTGCCAAACAGCAGGCGGTTGCCTTTAAGCTGGCGGATATGGCCACCTTGGCGGAGGCCGCCCGCCTGCTCGTCTACCACGCCGCCTGGCTGCATGGCAGCGGCCGCCCCTGCGGCAAGGAGGCGTCGATGGCCAAACGGTTTGCCTCGGACGCAGCGATGAAGATTACAACCGAAGCGATCCAGGTACTGGGCGGGTACGGCTACACGCGGGAGTACCCGGTGGAGCGGCTGTTCCGCGATGCCAAGGTGACGCAAATTTACGAGGGTACCAATGAGATTCAGCGCCTGGTCACAGCCAAACATTTGCTGGCCGACTAG
- a CDS encoding 3-hydroxybutyryl-CoA dehydrogenase encodes MQVQKLMVVGAGQMGSGIAQVAAQTGIEVLLHDVKQEWVERGLAVIARNLSRSVEKNKLTEAEKQSILARIHPTTELVAAKEADFVVEAVTENLQVKTELFAKLDAICPAHTVLASNTSSLPITELAAVTKRPEKVIGMHFMNPVPVMKLVEVIRGLQTADDVFQTVEELARRMGKVPVSVNDFPGFVSNRVLMPMINEAIYCVYEGVATPEAIDEVMKLGMNHPMGPLTLADFIGLDTCLYIMEVLYEGFGDSKYRPCPLLRKYVKAGWLGRKSGRGFYVYS; translated from the coding sequence ATGCAGGTACAGAAACTGATGGTCGTCGGGGCCGGCCAGATGGGCAGCGGAATCGCGCAGGTGGCCGCCCAGACAGGAATTGAGGTGCTGCTGCACGATGTCAAGCAGGAGTGGGTGGAGCGGGGGCTGGCCGTGATCGCCCGCAACCTCTCCCGCAGCGTGGAAAAAAACAAACTGACAGAAGCAGAAAAGCAGTCCATCCTGGCGCGGATTCATCCCACCACCGAACTGGTTGCGGCGAAGGAGGCAGACTTCGTGGTGGAAGCGGTGACCGAGAATCTGCAGGTCAAAACAGAGCTGTTCGCCAAGCTGGATGCCATCTGCCCGGCCCATACGGTGCTGGCCAGCAATACTTCGTCGCTGCCGATTACGGAGTTGGCCGCGGTCACCAAACGGCCGGAAAAGGTAATCGGCATGCACTTCATGAATCCGGTGCCGGTGATGAAGCTGGTCGAAGTCATTCGCGGACTGCAAACCGCCGACGATGTCTTTCAAACCGTGGAAGAACTGGCGCGGAGAATGGGCAAGGTACCGGTCAGCGTGAACGACTTTCCCGGCTTCGTCTCCAACCGGGTACTGATGCCAATGATTAACGAAGCGATCTACTGTGTCTACGAGGGAGTGGCCACGCCGGAAGCGATCGACGAAGTGATGAAGCTGGGCATGAATCATCCGATGGGGCCGCTTACCCTGGCTGATTTCATCGGTCTCGACACCTGCCTGTACATCATGGAAGTGCTGTACGAGGGGTTCGGCGACTCCAAGTATCGTCCGTGCCCGCTGCTGCGCAAATACGTCAAGGCGGGCTGGCTCGGCAGAAAATCGGGACGCGGTTTTTACGTCTACTCCTAG
- a CDS encoding acetyl-CoA C-acetyltransferase — MKTVIAGAARTPFGRFGGSLKEVAAVDLGAAAIRAALERSGIGGEQVDEVIMGMVIQAGAGQVPSRQAAYKAGIPWSVASQMINKVCASGMRAVTLADQIIRAGDGEILVAGGMESMSNAPYALPRARYGLRMGDGEVTDLMLHDGLTCPFAHVPMAVHGSNVAQEYGITREMQDQWAYRSQRRAAAAIEQGLFDEEIVPVVIPQKKGEPLIVSRDEAPRPDTSLEVLGKLPPVYKQDGTITAGNAPGINDGAAAMVLLSDGKAKALGIRPLATILGHAQVAAEAPYIATTPGLAINKLLAKTGVRLEEIDLFEVNEAFAAVLLTSGKIVGWDEEKVNVNGGAIALGHPIGASGARIIITLIHELRRRGGGLGVAAICSGAAQGDAILIEVA, encoded by the coding sequence ATGAAGACCGTGATTGCCGGAGCAGCCCGTACCCCTTTTGGCAGGTTTGGCGGTTCGCTCAAAGAGGTGGCGGCGGTCGACCTGGGCGCAGCGGCGATCCGGGCAGCGCTCGAGCGGTCCGGGATCGGCGGCGAGCAGGTGGACGAAGTGATCATGGGCATGGTGATTCAGGCCGGAGCGGGTCAGGTGCCGTCGCGCCAGGCGGCGTACAAGGCCGGGATTCCCTGGAGTGTGGCCAGCCAGATGATTAACAAGGTGTGTGCTTCCGGGATGCGGGCGGTGACACTGGCGGACCAGATCATCCGCGCCGGCGATGGCGAGATTCTGGTCGCGGGCGGCATGGAGAGCATGAGCAATGCCCCCTATGCCCTGCCGCGGGCCCGCTATGGATTGCGGATGGGCGATGGGGAAGTGACCGACCTGATGCTTCACGACGGGCTGACCTGCCCGTTTGCACACGTGCCGATGGCCGTGCACGGCAGCAATGTGGCCCAAGAGTACGGGATTACGCGAGAGATGCAGGATCAGTGGGCATATCGCAGCCAGCGCCGTGCCGCGGCAGCCATCGAACAGGGCTTGTTTGACGAGGAGATCGTCCCCGTCGTCATCCCGCAGAAAAAAGGGGAGCCGCTTATCGTCAGCCGCGACGAAGCGCCGCGTCCGGATACCAGCTTGGAGGTGCTCGGCAAACTGCCGCCGGTTTACAAACAAGATGGTACGATTACCGCCGGCAACGCGCCGGGGATCAATGACGGAGCGGCGGCAATGGTCCTGTTGTCGGATGGCAAAGCCAAAGCGTTGGGGATCCGACCGCTGGCCACGATTCTCGGTCATGCGCAGGTGGCGGCGGAAGCGCCCTATATTGCGACGACGCCCGGACTGGCGATTAACAAGCTGCTGGCGAAAACAGGCGTGCGGCTGGAGGAGATTGACCTGTTTGAAGTGAACGAAGCGTTTGCCGCGGTGCTCCTGACCAGCGGCAAGATCGTCGGCTGGGATGAAGAAAAGGTCAATGTGAACGGCGGAGCGATTGCCCTCGGCCATCCGATCGGGGCGAGCGGGGCGCGAATTATCATCACCCTGATCCACGAGCTGCGCCGCCGCGGCGGCGGCTTGGGAGTGGCGGCAATCTGCAGCGGAGCCGCACAGGGCGATGCGATCCTGATCGAAGTGGCCTGA